The Burkholderiales bacterium genome segment GCCTGAACTGGAAAACACCTCATCAGGTATTTATGCAATCATACAGCCGCGTTGCACTTCGAGATTGAATCCACCGAAACCCTTCGCCGGGTCCCCCTTCAGAAACAACGTTTCACCCCGCTGAGGGTGCAACTCGCGACAGCCACGGGCAAGCTCGGCGATGTCCGGGTCAGAGAGCTGGCGGAAGAGGGGCAGATGGACGAGCAGGCTTTTGATATCAATTTCGCGGCGGACCATGGCATCGCTCCTCGGTCATCCCATGGCCAGGGATTTTACCTGCAACAGCCTGTTATCGAGGATGGAATGGCGCTCAGCTTGTCAGGCGGCGGTAGATATCCGCGACCTTGAACGGCAGTTTCTGCACCTCGTCGATGATGACGTAGTGGACTGCGCCGTACATGTGGGGGAGATATTCGCGTGCCTCCTGGTCGATGGTGATGCAGAAGGCGTGGATGCCGGCGCGCTTGGCTTCGATGAGTGCCTGGCGCGTGTCCTCGATCCCGTACTGACCCCGGTAGACGTCGAAGTAATCATCGGGTTTGCCATCGGAAAGGGTGATGAGGAGTTTGGTGCGCGCCTCGACCTGGGTGAGCAGCCGGGTCAGGTGGCGGATGGCGAAGCCCATGCGGGTGTAGTCCTGGGGACGGATGCCGCTGATGCGGGCCTTCACCACGTCGCTGTAGGGTTCGTCGATTTCCTTGATGCGATAGAGCTCACAGCGCTTGCGCGTCTGGCCGGAGAAGCCATAGATGCCATAGCGGTCACCCAGTGCCTCCAGCGCTTCGCACAGCAGGATCAGCGATTCACGCTCGGCGTCATTGATCCAGCCGCGGGTGGAGCCGCTCATGTCCACCATGAACATGACGGCAATGTTGCGCTCGGCGCGGTGCATGCGGGTGAACAGGCGGTCGGACATTTCGCGACCGTCGCGCGCATCGGCCAGGGCCTCCACCAGCGCGTCGATGTCCACCTCATCACCATGGGGCTGACGCTTGAGCAGGCGGTTCTCGTCACGCATGGCTTCGAAGCTGCGCCGCAGGTGCTTGACCAGGCCGCTGTAGCGGGTCAGCGTGCGGGAGACGAAGTCGTCATAGACGGGCGTCACCTCCTTCTCCCGCATCACGCACCATCCTTTGCGGTAATGCTGGCGGCCGTAGTCCCATTCGTCATAGAGGGTGGCACCGATTTCGTGATAGCTTCCCTGCCAGACATCATTGGGATCGGCAGAGCGCTCCTCGGTCAGGCTGGCATCGTATTCACCGGGCCCCGCCGGGGTGAGATATTCGTCGGGGATGCGGCCCAGGTCCAGCCGGATGGAGGTGATGAGTGCTTTCACGTCATCGGGTGGAGCGATCGGCGCGCCATCCAGAGTGAGTTCCATGTCCACTGTATCGGCTTCGTGATCTTCAGACTGCCGCAGTTCGAAGCGTGGTGGACTTTCCCGCGGCGGGGCATCGGGGGTTTTCCGGGCGTGTTCCTCCGCGAGTTGGGCGAGTTTCACGCGCAGCAGGGCCTTTTCCTTTTCCATGCGGGCCGCCTTGCGCCGGGCGACTTCGAGGGGACGGATTTCTCCCTGGTAGCAGAAACTGGGTGGGTTGGGGTCCGTCACCGCCTCGCTGAGCAGGGCCAGGCTGTCTTCCACCGTTGCCGTCCGGCTGGCGAGGCTTTCTGCATAGCGCTGCCACTGGGCAGACAGTCGATCCTGCTCCAAGCTAGCTTTCAGCGATTGCATTTCCCGGTAGAGGCCTGGCAATTCACGGCGGATGCAGGCTTCCAGGCGCAGGGTTTCCAGCGCCGTGAAAACACGCAGAGCGTGATGCGGGTCCGGGTAAGAGGCGAGCGCCCCGTCGAGGTCGATGCGAAAGGTGCCGAAGCGGGTCTGCGCCCAGAGCAGGGCCACCGTGGCCTTGGCGAGCCGGAAGTTTTCCTCGACGCTTTCCATCTCGGCGATGACATTGGGCAGGAACAGAGTCTCGCTGTCGGTATAGGCGGCATCGCCTTGGGCCATGCCCAGCTTGCGGCCGGACAGGCCGCGCACGAAATTGAGCAGCACGCCATGGATATCTTCGTAGAGGGCACCGGCCACCCTTGCATGACGTTGTCTGACAAAACCGTCGACGCCCCCGATGACGAGCAACGCTGCGCGCAGGCCGCTTTTGTCGTAGGTGTCCATGGCGTGCAGGGCCCAGGCCTCGATCATGCGCCAGTCCATGTGGGCAAGGAGTCCCGGCGCCCGGCGGGCGAACTGGTAGGCGATTTCGATGTTGGTGGTGGCGATGCGCCTGATCCAGTCGAGAAGGAATTCGCGCTCGGCCCGGGGACGGCCGGCGAGGTCGGCGGCGAGCTCTTCCACGCGGTAGAAGGTGAACTCCACATCCAGCCATTTTTCGAGGGACTGGATGATGGCCTCGACGCTTGCGGGGTGGCCTTCGCTCATGGTCGATCAGCCTTCAGCCCACCGGTCCAAGTGGCGTTCCGCCTAGAACAGGGAAGAGGAGAGTTCCTGCACGGCGGCGAGCATTTCCGGGTCGTCGGTCAGGGCCTCGGCGATGGCGGTGCGGCAGGCGGTGGTGGGGGCGATGCCGGAGGCGATGAGTTTGGCGGCGTGCACGAGCAGGCGCGTGCTGGCACCTTCCTCGAGACCGCTGCCTTTCAGGTTGCGGGTCATGTGGGCGAACTTGACCAGTTTTTCCGCGGTCTCGGCGTCCACGCCCGCCTCGGTGATGACGATTTTTCGTTCCAGCTCGGGCGCGGGATAGCTGAATTCCAAGGCGACAAAACGTTGGCGGGTGCTTTGCTTGAGATCCTTGAGCACGCTCTGGTAGCCAGGGTTGTAGGAAACGGCAAGACAGAAGCGCTCATCGGCCTCGATGAGCTGCCCCAGCTT includes the following:
- a CDS encoding CbbQ/NirQ/NorQ/GpvN family protein, whose product is MNARILDTEAHYIEREPYYEPTGDEIAVFEAAYRNRLPVLLKGPTGCGKTRFMEYMAWRLKRPLITVSCHDDLTASDLVGRFLVKGGETTWVDGPLTRAVRSGAICYLDEIVEARKDTMVVIHPLADDRRTLPIEKLGQLIEADERFCLAVSYNPGYQSVLKDLKQSTRQRFVALEFSYPAPELERKIVITEAGVDAETAEKLVKFAHMTRNLKGSGLEEGASTRLLVHAAKLIASGIAPTTACRTAIAEALTDDPEMLAAVQELSSSLF
- a CDS encoding VWA domain-containing protein, which codes for MSEGHPASVEAIIQSLEKWLDVEFTFYRVEELAADLAGRPRAEREFLLDWIRRIATTNIEIAYQFARRAPGLLAHMDWRMIEAWALHAMDTYDKSGLRAALLVIGGVDGFVRQRHARVAGALYEDIHGVLLNFVRGLSGRKLGMAQGDAAYTDSETLFLPNVIAEMESVEENFRLAKATVALLWAQTRFGTFRIDLDGALASYPDPHHALRVFTALETLRLEACIRRELPGLYREMQSLKASLEQDRLSAQWQRYAESLASRTATVEDSLALLSEAVTDPNPPSFCYQGEIRPLEVARRKAARMEKEKALLRVKLAQLAEEHARKTPDAPPRESPPRFELRQSEDHEADTVDMELTLDGAPIAPPDDVKALITSIRLDLGRIPDEYLTPAGPGEYDASLTEERSADPNDVWQGSYHEIGATLYDEWDYGRQHYRKGWCVMREKEVTPVYDDFVSRTLTRYSGLVKHLRRSFEAMRDENRLLKRQPHGDEVDIDALVEALADARDGREMSDRLFTRMHRAERNIAVMFMVDMSGSTRGWINDAERESLILLCEALEALGDRYGIYGFSGQTRKRCELYRIKEIDEPYSDVVKARISGIRPQDYTRMGFAIRHLTRLLTQVEARTKLLITLSDGKPDDYFDVYRGQYGIEDTRQALIEAKRAGIHAFCITIDQEAREYLPHMYGAVHYVIIDEVQKLPFKVADIYRRLTS